Proteins encoded by one window of Myxococcus guangdongensis:
- a CDS encoding M61 metallopeptidase family protein, whose translation MSHARIRSMLPLLCLVALSCLGGGRPRPANDPASLRYNITYVREPTPALDVEVVLVRGTPRTFRFTRPGGVDSISAYREDGERLDLPVREGLVQLPRDIRFLRYRYALEPRRRGHGADLFAGSAEDDAWHLTGRTYLIRPNLAPPDLRVELVVEGIDALLPWQPDDTGLYHLRAEDLVDSGFHAFGGRRCQVGLQGAVLDVAVLGRFTHLDDARVCLWLRRTAEEVLTVRRAFPYPRVTVRVIPVPGRKGPGLFGMVLWSSPPSISLLVGQDATESSFERDWVALHEMLHLAHPAILPRVPWLSEGLATYLTEMAQVRSGRQSAQRAWGELVDGFARGRDVAKARTMKEVVADSDFSPGTYWTGALFALHLDVEIRRVTGNRRHLEDVLELLAARGSTSTFGAFGVAVDEVAGRPLFDALLARHLERPAFVEQEGLLQTLGVTTGADGIHLVPARDSALREALENPGCNPPAGNCVSDASAIQRHP comes from the coding sequence ATGTCCCACGCGCGCATCCGTTCGATGCTCCCGCTGCTCTGCCTCGTGGCGTTGTCCTGCCTCGGCGGTGGCCGCCCTCGTCCGGCGAACGACCCGGCCTCGCTGCGCTACAACATCACCTACGTCCGCGAACCCACGCCCGCGCTCGATGTGGAGGTCGTCCTCGTCCGAGGCACGCCGCGCACCTTCCGCTTCACCCGCCCCGGCGGCGTGGACTCCATCAGCGCCTACCGCGAGGACGGCGAGCGTCTCGACCTCCCGGTCCGCGAAGGCCTGGTGCAACTGCCGCGCGACATCCGCTTCCTGCGCTACCGGTACGCGCTCGAACCCCGTCGTCGCGGACACGGCGCGGACCTCTTCGCGGGGAGCGCCGAGGACGACGCGTGGCATCTCACCGGACGCACGTACCTCATCCGCCCCAACCTGGCGCCTCCAGACCTCCGCGTGGAGCTCGTCGTCGAGGGCATCGACGCCCTGTTGCCCTGGCAACCGGATGACACCGGCCTGTACCACCTGCGCGCAGAGGACCTCGTCGACTCGGGGTTCCACGCCTTCGGCGGACGGCGTTGTCAGGTGGGCCTCCAGGGCGCGGTGCTGGACGTGGCGGTGCTCGGCCGCTTCACCCACCTCGACGATGCGCGGGTGTGTCTCTGGCTGAGGCGGACGGCGGAGGAGGTGCTCACCGTGCGCCGCGCCTTCCCGTATCCCCGAGTCACCGTGCGCGTCATCCCCGTCCCCGGGAGAAAGGGCCCCGGGCTCTTCGGCATGGTGCTGTGGAGCTCGCCTCCCAGCATCTCGCTGCTCGTGGGGCAGGACGCGACCGAGTCGTCGTTCGAGCGGGACTGGGTGGCCCTCCACGAGATGCTCCACCTCGCGCACCCGGCGATTCTCCCGCGCGTGCCGTGGTTGTCGGAGGGGCTCGCCACCTACCTCACGGAGATGGCGCAGGTCCGCTCGGGAAGGCAGAGCGCCCAGCGCGCCTGGGGCGAACTGGTGGACGGCTTCGCGCGCGGTCGCGACGTGGCCAAAGCCCGCACCATGAAGGAGGTCGTCGCCGACAGCGACTTCTCCCCAGGCACCTATTGGACGGGCGCGCTCTTCGCACTGCACCTCGATGTGGAAATCCGCCGTGTCACTGGAAACCGCCGTCACCTGGAGGATGTGTTGGAGTTGCTGGCGGCGCGGGGGAGCACGTCCACCTTCGGTGCTTTTGGCGTGGCGGTGGACGAGGTCGCGGGGCGGCCGCTGTTCGATGCGTTGCTCGCCCGCCACCTCGAGCGGCCAGCTTTTGTGGAGCAGGAAGGTTTGCTACAAACGCTGGGCGTGACGACGGGCGCTGACGGCATCCACCTGGTGCCGGCCCGTGACAGCGCGTTGCGCGAGGCGCTGGAAAATCCAGGGTGTAACCCACCCGCAGGGAATTGCGTATCGGATGCATCCGCGATTCAGCGGCATCCGTAG
- a CDS encoding type VI immunity family protein, with product MSDRIPAIRLHTKSGSLAVRDGLVLSFFIHRNHEDTAHAIWRALQIYLRAIPPQSLGWYASDEGDMVPLDDAGWEHNRKQVLERSWGTAWIVELFENEGEAGGYQFEYYGRRLDEPSWPTPQNPATSVALTFPTEYLLTHGPEHFRTLALDIARELPFSFGYASPALLSHPGGWFAVRKQVQEMLQRYLGLDLPRLGETSRNIGSQARGAYWLTFLGQPLLSQLGGQETVERQLELPSVSVQAVDEQRLLVTLGEWPEALDTEKQPIPLSYWEMTRVLKPFLHYEEEVNGLPWDPIILRLRSHRLGQ from the coding sequence ATGAGCGATAGAATTCCTGCCATCCGACTCCACACAAAGAGTGGGAGTCTCGCGGTCCGCGATGGGTTGGTCCTCTCCTTCTTCATCCACCGCAATCATGAAGACACAGCCCACGCGATATGGCGTGCCTTGCAAATCTACCTTCGAGCCATCCCTCCCCAGTCCCTGGGCTGGTATGCCTCTGACGAAGGAGACATGGTTCCACTGGACGATGCGGGATGGGAGCACAACCGCAAGCAAGTCCTTGAACGCTCGTGGGGTACGGCCTGGATTGTCGAGCTGTTCGAAAACGAGGGAGAGGCCGGGGGCTATCAATTCGAATATTATGGGAGACGCCTTGATGAGCCCTCCTGGCCGACTCCCCAGAATCCAGCCACGAGTGTGGCCCTTACCTTCCCCACCGAGTATCTCCTGACGCATGGTCCGGAGCATTTTCGCACCCTGGCCCTCGACATTGCTCGTGAGCTTCCCTTCAGCTTTGGTTACGCCAGCCCAGCGCTCCTCTCCCATCCAGGGGGCTGGTTCGCCGTCCGGAAGCAGGTCCAAGAGATGCTCCAACGCTACCTGGGACTGGACCTCCCACGGCTGGGAGAGACCAGTCGGAACATCGGAAGTCAGGCACGAGGCGCTTACTGGCTCACCTTCCTAGGACAGCCGCTGCTCAGTCAGCTTGGAGGACAAGAAACCGTGGAGCGCCAGCTCGAATTGCCGAGTGTGTCAGTCCAAGCCGTAGACGAGCAGCGGCTACTGGTCACGTTGGGAGAGTGGCCCGAGGCGCTCGATACCGAAAAGCAACCCATTCCACTCTCCTATTGGGAGATGACACGCGTCCTCAAACCCTTCCTGCATTATGAGGAAGAGGTCAACGGACTGCCGTGGGACCCTATCATTCTGCGTCTCCGGAGCCATCGACTCGGGCAATGA
- a CDS encoding DUF1036 domain-containing protein has protein sequence MNDSPGLIHRSEPRPLQEWALLATERELRFRNSYGSTIWIFIAFPDAVACGGASGGHIARGWWGIGLNQEVFVLRTQASTVYYYAEADDGGIWTASSGLSACVPQIGFNHCTENCLFGDRRLVMRPKTFGSGNLTVNLVR, from the coding sequence GTGAACGATTCTCCTGGGCTCATTCATCGGAGCGAGCCTCGTCCTCTGCAGGAGTGGGCACTGCTGGCGACGGAACGGGAGCTGCGCTTCCGCAACAGCTACGGCTCGACCATCTGGATCTTCATCGCCTTCCCCGATGCGGTCGCCTGCGGTGGTGCTTCAGGGGGCCATATTGCACGGGGTTGGTGGGGCATCGGTCTGAACCAGGAAGTGTTCGTTCTCCGGACGCAGGCCTCGACGGTCTACTACTACGCCGAAGCCGACGATGGGGGCATCTGGACAGCATCATCCGGTCTGTCTGCGTGCGTGCCACAGATTGGCTTCAATCACTGCACGGAGAACTGTCTGTTCGGGGACCGGAGACTGGTCATGCGGCCGAAGACCTTTGGTTCCGGGAATCTGACAGTCAACCTCGTGAGATGA
- a CDS encoding TetR/AcrR family transcriptional regulator, producing MRYAPEHKQATRERILAAAESLFRKEGFAGASVERVMRAAGLTVGGFYAHFASKDSLLAESVRAFFQHQHSRWLGGLEELRGAEFLSHFVRRYLNRHNRDDMEEGCILPSVLSDVTRGTPEAQEALGRGVEMLAAELGGRVPGSEGVTGRQRALATVALLFGAMTLARATKTMPLSDEILEAARAFLLTGAAPQEKTPGGDS from the coding sequence ATGCGCTACGCACCCGAGCACAAGCAGGCCACGCGCGAGCGGATCCTCGCGGCGGCGGAGTCGCTCTTCCGGAAGGAGGGGTTCGCGGGCGCGAGCGTGGAGCGCGTCATGCGCGCGGCCGGGCTGACGGTGGGCGGCTTCTATGCACACTTCGCCTCGAAGGACTCGCTGCTCGCGGAGTCGGTGCGGGCGTTCTTCCAGCATCAGCACTCGCGCTGGTTGGGGGGACTGGAGGAGCTGCGTGGCGCGGAGTTTTTGAGCCACTTCGTGCGGCGGTACCTGAACCGCCACAACCGTGACGACATGGAGGAGGGCTGCATCCTGCCCTCCGTGTTGTCGGACGTGACGCGGGGCACGCCCGAGGCGCAGGAGGCGTTGGGGCGGGGCGTGGAGATGCTCGCGGCGGAGCTGGGGGGCCGAGTCCCAGGGTCGGAGGGTGTCACCGGGCGGCAGCGAGCGCTGGCCACGGTGGCGCTCCTGTTCGGGGCGATGACGCTCGCGCGGGCGACGAAGACGATGCCGCTCTCGGATGAAATCCTGGAGGCCGCGCGCGCCTTCCTGCTCACGGGTGCGGCGCCTCAGGAGAAGACGCCCGGTGGCGATTCTTGA
- a CDS encoding PaaI family thioesterase — translation MSEAKSDARTRTVTWRDYREGVTAAKTMSGLEYLRAIVRGEVPGAPIASLMGFAPVEVSEGRAVFEVEPGEYHYNPIGTVHGGLAATLLDSALGCAVHSTLPVGAGYTTLELHVNMVRAISQDTGKLTCTGEVIHVGGRVATAQAKLTDASGKLYAHGTTTCMVFRPAGPGGRE, via the coding sequence ATGAGCGAGGCGAAGAGCGACGCGCGGACCCGGACGGTGACGTGGCGGGACTACCGGGAGGGGGTGACGGCGGCGAAGACGATGTCGGGGTTGGAGTACCTGCGCGCCATCGTCCGGGGCGAGGTGCCGGGGGCGCCGATTGCATCGCTGATGGGCTTCGCGCCCGTGGAGGTGTCCGAGGGGCGGGCGGTGTTCGAGGTGGAGCCCGGGGAGTACCACTACAACCCGATTGGGACGGTGCACGGGGGGCTGGCGGCGACGTTGTTGGACTCGGCGCTGGGGTGCGCGGTGCACAGCACGTTGCCGGTGGGGGCGGGGTACACGACGTTGGAGCTGCACGTGAACATGGTGCGAGCCATCTCCCAGGACACGGGGAAGCTGACGTGCACGGGCGAGGTGATTCACGTGGGGGGGCGGGTGGCGACGGCGCAGGCGAAGCTGACGGACGCGAGCGGGAAGCTGTACGCGCACGGCACGACGACGTGCATGGTGTTCAGGCCCGCGGGCCCGGGTGGCCGGGAGTAG
- the fabF gene encoding beta-ketoacyl-ACP synthase II, with translation MQKRRVVVTGLGLISPCGTGVEKSWEALVRGQSGVGPITLFDASALDCRIAGEVKDFKVEDHIERREARRMDRFAHFAVVASDMALEDSGLQVTPENAERIATIIGSGIGGITSLEDTFRRTLEKGPDRISPFFVLQMIINMAPGYVSLRHGLKGPSWAPNSACSTSAHAIGEAMRGIQRGDFDVAVAGGAEAPISLLGVGGFAAMQALSLRNDAPHAASRPFDADRDGFVLAEGSGMLVLEELEHARARGARIHAELTGYGASSDAYHVTAPAPEHEGAQRSMRSALHDAGLRPTDIGYINAHGTSTDVGDLMETQGIHHVFGDAARSVAVSSTKSMTGHMNGAAGAAEAVISILALTRGVLPPTINLERLDPRISLDCVPNTARPAHVDAVMSNSFGFGGTNVSLIFRRLIA, from the coding sequence ATGCAGAAGCGGCGCGTGGTGGTGACGGGACTGGGGCTCATCAGCCCCTGTGGGACGGGCGTGGAGAAGAGCTGGGAGGCGCTGGTGCGCGGCCAGAGCGGCGTGGGCCCCATCACCCTCTTCGACGCGAGCGCGCTCGACTGCCGCATCGCCGGCGAGGTGAAGGACTTCAAGGTCGAGGACCACATCGAGCGGCGCGAGGCCCGACGCATGGACCGCTTCGCCCACTTCGCCGTCGTCGCCTCCGACATGGCCCTGGAGGACTCGGGCCTGCAAGTCACCCCCGAGAACGCCGAGCGCATCGCCACCATCATCGGCTCGGGCATCGGAGGCATCACCAGCCTGGAGGACACCTTCCGCCGCACGCTGGAGAAGGGGCCGGACCGCATCAGCCCCTTCTTCGTCCTGCAGATGATCATCAACATGGCCCCCGGCTACGTCAGCCTGCGCCATGGCCTCAAGGGCCCCTCCTGGGCGCCCAACTCCGCGTGCTCCACCAGCGCCCACGCCATCGGCGAGGCGATGCGCGGCATCCAGCGCGGGGACTTCGACGTGGCGGTGGCCGGAGGCGCGGAGGCGCCCATCTCACTGCTCGGCGTCGGAGGCTTCGCGGCCATGCAGGCCCTGTCCCTGCGCAACGACGCGCCCCACGCCGCCAGCCGCCCCTTCGACGCGGACCGCGATGGCTTCGTGCTCGCCGAGGGCTCCGGCATGCTCGTCCTCGAGGAGTTGGAGCACGCCCGCGCGCGCGGCGCCCGCATCCACGCGGAGCTCACCGGCTACGGCGCCAGCTCCGACGCGTACCACGTCACCGCGCCCGCCCCGGAGCACGAGGGCGCCCAGCGCAGCATGCGCTCGGCCCTCCATGACGCGGGCTTGCGCCCCACCGACATCGGCTACATCAACGCGCACGGCACCTCCACGGATGTGGGTGACCTCATGGAGACCCAGGGCATCCACCACGTCTTCGGTGACGCCGCGCGCTCCGTCGCCGTCTCCTCCACCAAGTCGATGACCGGCCACATGAACGGCGCGGCGGGCGCCGCGGAGGCCGTCATCAGCATCCTCGCCCTCACCCGGGGCGTGCTGCCGCCCACCATCAACCTGGAGCGGTTGGACCCGCGCATCAGCCTGGACTGCGTGCCCAACACCGCGAGGCCCGCTCACGTCGACGCCGTGATGAGCAACTCCTTCGGCTTCGGCGGCACCAACGTGTCGCTCATCTTCCGAAGGCTGATCGCCTGA
- a CDS encoding helix-turn-helix domain-containing protein, with protein MNDNALNANVGLKLRGLRLARNIKQADAAKDLGVSPAYLNLIEKGKRVMPFPLLWKALRYFDQDPEQFMSTLGEGRVDEALAKLLDEPLLKSLDIDPESLQSLSAEPKLAGTVAALFNLYKNTRTQLENVLAQLNVEERTRTQGSSAGNGTVPGVRFDYSPFDEVSDFLETHRNYFPEIEEQAEALRRDVSLERQLTSGQLMQLLEKRFGYRVLIDPSPSGSSVVRRLDPEEQTLTLSPDLTEQPLKFQIAASIGLLMLDREKLVERILGAGRTRHGETTRLIKVNLANYFAGALMLPYGDFFKEVQRTRYDVELLSSIFGSTYETVAHRLCNLSDPKRPGIPFHFLRSDIAGNISKRYSGTGIRFASGGGSCGKWAVHLAFLNPSQLTRQYSMMPDGTTYFCFAKVQLQPIEGSIVKGTAYSIGLGTHAENAKYLAYGLPTNDLRKDAIPSGISCRFCERTDCNQRAAASYRFAFAFDEYTKKDCFFSPLLGYEQADKVEKERHAGGAHGATGNGGGAPPGVNGADRSEKHDSLDKAARRRKGGDA; from the coding sequence ATGAACGACAACGCACTGAACGCCAACGTGGGCCTGAAGCTTCGGGGTCTGCGGCTCGCCCGCAACATCAAGCAGGCCGACGCGGCGAAGGATTTGGGGGTCTCCCCCGCCTACTTGAACCTCATCGAGAAGGGGAAGCGCGTGATGCCCTTCCCGCTGCTCTGGAAGGCGCTGCGCTACTTCGACCAGGACCCCGAGCAGTTCATGTCCACGCTGGGCGAGGGCCGGGTGGACGAGGCGCTCGCGAAGCTGCTCGACGAGCCGCTGCTCAAGAGCCTGGACATCGACCCGGAGTCGCTCCAGTCGCTGTCGGCCGAGCCCAAGCTCGCCGGCACCGTGGCCGCGCTCTTCAACCTCTACAAGAACACGCGCACGCAGCTGGAGAACGTGCTCGCGCAGCTCAACGTGGAGGAGCGCACGCGCACGCAAGGCAGCAGCGCCGGCAACGGCACCGTGCCCGGCGTGCGCTTCGACTATTCGCCCTTCGACGAGGTGAGTGACTTCCTCGAGACGCACCGCAACTACTTCCCCGAAATCGAGGAGCAGGCGGAGGCGCTGCGGCGCGACGTGAGCCTGGAGCGCCAGCTCACCAGCGGGCAGCTGATGCAGCTGTTGGAGAAGCGCTTCGGCTACCGCGTGCTCATCGACCCTTCGCCCAGCGGCTCGTCCGTGGTGCGGCGGTTGGACCCGGAGGAGCAGACCCTCACGCTGTCGCCGGACCTCACCGAGCAGCCGCTGAAGTTCCAAATCGCGGCGTCCATCGGCCTGCTCATGTTGGACAGGGAGAAGCTGGTGGAGCGCATCCTCGGCGCGGGGCGCACCCGGCACGGCGAGACGACGCGGCTCATCAAGGTGAACCTGGCCAACTACTTCGCCGGCGCGCTGATGCTGCCGTACGGGGACTTCTTCAAGGAAGTGCAGCGCACGCGCTACGACGTGGAGCTGCTGTCGAGCATCTTCGGCTCCACCTACGAGACGGTGGCCCACCGGCTGTGCAACCTGTCGGACCCCAAGCGCCCGGGCATCCCGTTCCACTTCCTGCGCTCGGACATCGCCGGCAACATCTCCAAGCGCTACAGCGGCACCGGCATCCGCTTCGCCAGCGGCGGCGGCAGCTGCGGCAAGTGGGCCGTGCACCTGGCCTTCCTCAACCCGTCGCAGCTCACCCGGCAGTATTCGATGATGCCGGACGGCACCACGTACTTCTGCTTCGCCAAGGTGCAGCTGCAGCCGATTGAGGGCTCCATCGTCAAGGGCACCGCCTACTCCATCGGCCTGGGCACCCACGCGGAGAACGCCAAGTACCTGGCCTACGGCCTGCCCACCAACGACTTGCGCAAGGATGCCATCCCCTCCGGCATCTCCTGCCGCTTCTGCGAGCGCACCGACTGCAACCAGCGCGCGGCGGCCAGCTACCGCTTCGCCTTCGCGTTCGACGAGTACACGAAGAAGGACTGCTTCTTCTCCCCGCTCTTGGGCTACGAGCAGGCCGACAAGGTGGAGAAGGAGCGCCACGCCGGGGGTGCCCACGGCGCCACTGGAAATGGCGGCGGCGCGCCTCCGGGCGTCAATGGCGCTGACCGGAGCGAGAAGCACGATTCGTTGGACAAGGCGGCCCGGCGCCGCAAGGGTGGCGACGCGTGA
- a CDS encoding tetratricopeptide repeat protein yields the protein MHPPEDTERAHLLEALQKQKNQLATLRITGTPTTVGQSLVSLAELHGLLEDHAASRQCYEEALGMFQEAGYKPGLAQAYFGMGVAKANFEDHRGALELIAKAAMLFNETKDREGEAMCRACVGESLRALGQPEAAEEKYQEALILYRQTRNTGRTARLLLDIGDIRMEKAEYEPARKRFLEAIPLLEQGDDSEALALGHLLLGESEGLLGHHEGARSHLLRAVELYQELHDHVHEARARWDLGLSCYYTQDLPAAREQLEAVLPLYEEQGRMDEVTKVRNILAHFAARGA from the coding sequence ATGCACCCGCCCGAAGACACCGAACGCGCCCATCTGCTGGAGGCGCTCCAGAAGCAGAAGAACCAGCTGGCCACCCTGCGCATCACCGGCACGCCCACCACCGTGGGCCAGTCGCTGGTGAGCCTGGCGGAGCTGCACGGCCTGCTCGAGGACCACGCCGCCAGCCGCCAGTGCTACGAGGAGGCGCTCGGGATGTTCCAGGAGGCCGGCTACAAGCCGGGCCTGGCCCAGGCGTACTTCGGCATGGGCGTGGCGAAGGCGAACTTCGAGGACCACCGCGGCGCGCTGGAGCTCATCGCCAAGGCGGCGATGCTCTTCAACGAGACGAAGGATCGCGAGGGCGAGGCGATGTGCCGCGCCTGCGTCGGCGAGTCCCTGCGCGCGCTGGGCCAGCCCGAGGCCGCCGAGGAGAAGTACCAGGAGGCGCTCATCCTCTACCGCCAGACGCGCAACACCGGGCGCACGGCGCGGCTGCTGCTCGACATCGGCGACATCCGCATGGAGAAGGCCGAGTACGAGCCGGCCCGGAAGCGCTTCCTCGAGGCGATTCCCCTGCTGGAGCAGGGCGATGACAGCGAGGCGCTCGCGCTGGGTCACCTGCTGCTCGGCGAGTCCGAGGGGCTCTTGGGCCACCACGAGGGCGCGCGCTCGCACCTGCTGCGCGCGGTGGAGCTGTACCAGGAGCTGCACGACCACGTGCACGAGGCGCGAGCCCGGTGGGATTTGGGCCTGTCCTGCTACTACACGCAGGACCTCCCCGCGGCCCGTGAGCAGTTGGAGGCCGTGCTGCCGCTCTACGAGGAGCAGGGGCGCATGGACGAGGTCACCAAGGTGCGCAACATCCTCGCCCACTTCGCCGCCCGGGGCGCCTGA
- a CDS encoding sulfite exporter TauE/SafE family protein — translation MTVLLLMVVGGLAGTLGAMLGIGGGIVLVPALVLGFGLPLEEAVPASLMCVVANSCAAAAGYVDNHLSDIRLGLTLELATVLGAIAGGLVAALIAPAMVAVVFGLFTLYVALQILLLRSPRREPATLDDYQPTNYPLGISGSFVAGGLSALLGVGGGPLKVPLMSYGMHVPFKVASATSNLMIGVTGAASVAAYALRGHLKLGLVSPLVVGVLAGAYVGSRLMPKVPTAVLKRLFALVLLTVAGQMLWKGGAGLWPSIWE, via the coding sequence ATGACGGTACTTCTCCTCATGGTGGTGGGCGGGCTCGCGGGGACGTTGGGCGCGATGCTCGGCATCGGAGGCGGCATCGTGCTGGTGCCCGCGCTGGTGCTGGGCTTCGGGCTGCCGCTGGAGGAGGCGGTGCCGGCGAGCCTCATGTGCGTGGTGGCCAACTCGTGCGCCGCCGCCGCCGGCTACGTGGACAATCACCTGAGTGACATCCGGCTGGGCCTGACGCTGGAGCTGGCCACGGTGCTGGGCGCCATCGCGGGTGGCCTCGTCGCCGCGCTCATCGCGCCGGCCATGGTGGCGGTGGTGTTCGGCCTGTTCACGCTCTACGTCGCGCTGCAGATACTCCTGCTGCGCTCGCCCCGGCGCGAGCCGGCGACGCTGGATGACTACCAGCCGACGAACTACCCGCTGGGCATCTCCGGCTCGTTCGTGGCCGGCGGGTTGTCCGCGCTGCTGGGCGTCGGCGGCGGGCCGCTGAAGGTGCCGTTGATGAGCTACGGCATGCACGTGCCCTTCAAGGTGGCCAGCGCCACCAGCAACCTGATGATTGGCGTGACGGGCGCGGCCAGCGTGGCCGCGTACGCGCTGCGCGGACACCTCAAGCTGGGGCTGGTGTCGCCGTTGGTGGTGGGGGTGTTGGCGGGCGCCTACGTCGGCAGTCGGTTGATGCCGAAGGTCCCCACGGCGGTGCTCAAGCGGCTGTTCGCGCTGGTGCTGCTGACGGTGGCGGGGCAGATGTTGTGGAAGGGAGGGGCGGGACTGTGGCCGAGCATCTGGGAGTGA